A genomic window from Sorex araneus isolate mSorAra2 chromosome 2, mSorAra2.pri, whole genome shotgun sequence includes:
- the KRT5 gene encoding keratin, type II cytoskeletal 5 isoform X2: protein MSRQSSVSFRSGGSRSFSAASAITPSVSRTSFTSVSRSGGGGGGMGRVSLGGACGAGGYGSRSLYNVGGSKRISMSTSGGGFRNRFGAGGGYGFGGGVGSGFGFGGGAGGGMGLGGGAGFGGGFGGAGFPVCPPGGIQEVTVNQSLLTPLNLQIDPTIQRVRTEEREQIKTLNNKFASFIDKVRFLEQQNKVLDTKWTLLQEQGTKTVRQNLEPLFEQYINNLRRQLDSVLGERGRLDSELRNMQDLVEDFKNKYEDEINKRTTAENEFVMLKKDVDAAYMSKVELEAKVDALMDEINFMKMFFEAELSQIQTHVSDTSVVLSMDNNRSLDLDSIIAEVKAQYEDIANRSRTEAESWYQTKVGELQQTAGRHGDDLRNTKHEISEMNRMIQRLRSEIDNVKKQCANLQNAIADAEQRGELAIKDARNKLAELEDALQKAKQDMARLLREYQELMNTKLALDVEIATYRKLLEGEECRLSGEGVGPVNISVVTNSVSSGYGGGSSSFGGGFGSGLGGGGGGGYYSSSSGGMGLGGGLSVGGSGFSASSGRGMGMGFGSGGGSSSSVKFVSTTSSSRKSFKS, encoded by the exons ATGTCTCGCCAGTCCAGCGTGTCCTTCCGCAGCGGGGGCAGCCGCAGCTTCAGCGCGGCCTCTGCCATCACCCCGTCGGTGTCCCGCACCAGCTTCACCTCCGTGTCGCGctccgggggcggcgggggcggcatGGGCAGGGTCAGCCTTGGGGGGGCCTGCGGAGCCGGTGGCTACGGCAGCCGGAGCCTCTACAACGTGGGGGGCTCCAAGAGGATCTCCATGAGCACTAGCGGTGGCGGCTTCAGGAACCGATTTGGGGCCGGCGGCGGCTACGGCTTCGGAGGGGGCGTCGGGAGCGGATTTGGTTTTGGCGGAGGAGCTGGCGGTGGCATGGGGCTCGGTGGTGGAGCTGGCTTTGGAGGGGGCTTCGGTGGCGCCGGCTTCCCTGTCTGCCCCCCGGGAGGCATCCAAGAGGTCACCGTCAATCAGAGCCTCCTGACGCCCCTCAACCTGCAAATCGACCCCACCATCCAGCGCGTGCGCACTGAGGAGCGCGAGCAGATCAAGACCCTCAACAATAAGTTCGCCTCCTTCATCGACAAG gTGCGCTTCCTGGAACAGCAGAACAAGGTCCTGGACACCAAGTGGACCCTACTCCAGGAGCAGGGCACCAAGACCGTGAGGCAGAACCTGGAGCCTCTGTTCGAGCAGTACATCAACAACCTCAGGAGACAGCTGGACAGCGTCCTCGGGGAGAGAGGCCGCctggactctgagctcaggaacatGCAGGACCTGGTGGAGGACTTCAAGAACAA gTATGAAGATGAGATCAACAAGCGCACCACGGCTGAGAATGAGTTTGTGATGCTGAAGAAG GACGTGGACGCCGCTTACATGAGCAAGGTGGAGCTGGAGGCCAAGGTGGATGCTCTGATGGACGAGATCAACTTCATGAAGATGTTCTTTGAGGCG GAGCTGTCCCAGATACAGACGCACGTCTCAGATACCTCCGTGGTCCTGTCCATGGACAACAACCGCTCCCTGGACCTGGACAGCATCATCGCCGAGGTCAAGGCCCAGTATGAGGACATCGCCAACCGCAGCCGGACGGAAGCTGAGTCCTGGTACCAGACCAAGGTGGGT GAACTGCAGCAGACTGCAGGCCGGCATGGTGATGACCTCCGTAACACCAAGCATGAAATCTCTGAGATGAACCGCATGATCCAGAGGCTGAGATCCGAGATCGACAATGTTAAGAAGCAG TGTGCCAACCTGCAGAATGCCATCGCTGACGCAGAGCAGCGTGGGGAACTGGCCATCAAGGATGCCAGGAACAAGCTGGCCGAGCTGGAGGATGCCCTGCAGAAGGCCAAGCAGGACATGGCCCGGCTGCTGCGAGAGTACCAGGAGCTGATGAACACCAAGTTGGCCCTGGACGTGGAGATCGCCACCTACAGGAAGCTGCTGGAGGGCGAGGAGTGCAG aCTGAGCGGAGAAGGAGTTGGGCCAGTCAACATCT CGGTCGTCACAAACAGCGTCTCCTCGGGCTACGGTGGTGGCAGCAGCAGCTTTGGAGGCGGCTTCGGCAGTGGccttggtggtggtggcggcggcggctaCTACTCCAGCAGCAGCGGGGGCATGGGTCTAGGAGGCGGGCTCAGTGTAGGGGGCTCTGGCTTCAGTGCAAGCAGCGGCCGAGGCATGGGCATGGGCTTCGGCAGTGGTGGGGGCAGCAGCTCCAGCGTCAAGTTcgtctccaccacctcctcctcccgaAAGAGCTTCAAGAGCTAA
- the KRT5 gene encoding keratin, type II cytoskeletal 5 isoform X1 — MSRQSSVSFRSGGSRSFSAASAITPSVSRTSFTSVSRSGGGGGGMGRVSLGGACGAGGYGSRSLYNVGGSKRISMSTSGGGFRNRFGAGGGYGFGGGVGSGFGFGGGAGGGMGLGGGAGFGGGFGGAGFPVCPPGGIQEVTVNQSLLTPLNLQIDPTIQRVRTEEREQIKTLNNKFASFIDKVRFLEQQNKVLDTKWTLLQEQGTKTVRQNLEPLFEQYINNLRRQLDSVLGERGRLDSELRNMQDLVEDFKNKYEDEINKRTTAENEFVMLKKDVDAAYMSKVELEAKVDALMDEINFMKMFFEAELSQIQTHVSDTSVVLSMDNNRSLDLDSIIAEVKAQYEDIANRSRTEAESWYQTKYEELQQTAGRHGDDLRNTKHEISEMNRMIQRLRSEIDNVKKQCANLQNAIADAEQRGELAIKDARNKLAELEDALQKAKQDMARLLREYQELMNTKLALDVEIATYRKLLEGEECRLSGEGVGPVNISVVTNSVSSGYGGGSSSFGGGFGSGLGGGGGGGYYSSSSGGMGLGGGLSVGGSGFSASSGRGMGMGFGSGGGSSSSVKFVSTTSSSRKSFKS; from the exons ATGTCTCGCCAGTCCAGCGTGTCCTTCCGCAGCGGGGGCAGCCGCAGCTTCAGCGCGGCCTCTGCCATCACCCCGTCGGTGTCCCGCACCAGCTTCACCTCCGTGTCGCGctccgggggcggcgggggcggcatGGGCAGGGTCAGCCTTGGGGGGGCCTGCGGAGCCGGTGGCTACGGCAGCCGGAGCCTCTACAACGTGGGGGGCTCCAAGAGGATCTCCATGAGCACTAGCGGTGGCGGCTTCAGGAACCGATTTGGGGCCGGCGGCGGCTACGGCTTCGGAGGGGGCGTCGGGAGCGGATTTGGTTTTGGCGGAGGAGCTGGCGGTGGCATGGGGCTCGGTGGTGGAGCTGGCTTTGGAGGGGGCTTCGGTGGCGCCGGCTTCCCTGTCTGCCCCCCGGGAGGCATCCAAGAGGTCACCGTCAATCAGAGCCTCCTGACGCCCCTCAACCTGCAAATCGACCCCACCATCCAGCGCGTGCGCACTGAGGAGCGCGAGCAGATCAAGACCCTCAACAATAAGTTCGCCTCCTTCATCGACAAG gTGCGCTTCCTGGAACAGCAGAACAAGGTCCTGGACACCAAGTGGACCCTACTCCAGGAGCAGGGCACCAAGACCGTGAGGCAGAACCTGGAGCCTCTGTTCGAGCAGTACATCAACAACCTCAGGAGACAGCTGGACAGCGTCCTCGGGGAGAGAGGCCGCctggactctgagctcaggaacatGCAGGACCTGGTGGAGGACTTCAAGAACAA gTATGAAGATGAGATCAACAAGCGCACCACGGCTGAGAATGAGTTTGTGATGCTGAAGAAG GACGTGGACGCCGCTTACATGAGCAAGGTGGAGCTGGAGGCCAAGGTGGATGCTCTGATGGACGAGATCAACTTCATGAAGATGTTCTTTGAGGCG GAGCTGTCCCAGATACAGACGCACGTCTCAGATACCTCCGTGGTCCTGTCCATGGACAACAACCGCTCCCTGGACCTGGACAGCATCATCGCCGAGGTCAAGGCCCAGTATGAGGACATCGCCAACCGCAGCCGGACGGAAGCTGAGTCCTGGTACCAGACCAAG TACGAGGAACTGCAGCAGACTGCAGGCCGGCATGGTGATGACCTCCGTAACACCAAGCATGAAATCTCTGAGATGAACCGCATGATCCAGAGGCTGAGATCCGAGATCGACAATGTTAAGAAGCAG TGTGCCAACCTGCAGAATGCCATCGCTGACGCAGAGCAGCGTGGGGAACTGGCCATCAAGGATGCCAGGAACAAGCTGGCCGAGCTGGAGGATGCCCTGCAGAAGGCCAAGCAGGACATGGCCCGGCTGCTGCGAGAGTACCAGGAGCTGATGAACACCAAGTTGGCCCTGGACGTGGAGATCGCCACCTACAGGAAGCTGCTGGAGGGCGAGGAGTGCAG aCTGAGCGGAGAAGGAGTTGGGCCAGTCAACATCT CGGTCGTCACAAACAGCGTCTCCTCGGGCTACGGTGGTGGCAGCAGCAGCTTTGGAGGCGGCTTCGGCAGTGGccttggtggtggtggcggcggcggctaCTACTCCAGCAGCAGCGGGGGCATGGGTCTAGGAGGCGGGCTCAGTGTAGGGGGCTCTGGCTTCAGTGCAAGCAGCGGCCGAGGCATGGGCATGGGCTTCGGCAGTGGTGGGGGCAGCAGCTCCAGCGTCAAGTTcgtctccaccacctcctcctcccgaAAGAGCTTCAAGAGCTAA